In Nicotiana tabacum cultivar K326 chromosome 17, ASM71507v2, whole genome shotgun sequence, one DNA window encodes the following:
- the LOC142172141 gene encoding secreted RxLR effector protein 78-like, whose protein sequence is MQKAYDSVEWVFLEQVLNCLNLPEIFVQWIMKCVSTVSYSVLINGKPAKHFPAKKGLRQGDPLSPFLFILAMEYLTNRDKSSIYFGGVILEIQQEILGMLGYTKGDLPFKYLGVPLSSKRMSIIQYQPLLEKMRGRITS, encoded by the exons ATGCAGAAGGCCTATGACTCTGTAGAATGGGTGTTCCTTGAACAAGTATTGAATTGCCTGAATTTGCCTGAGATCTTTGTTCAGTGGATAATGAAATGTGTTAGCACTGTGTCCTACTCAGTGTTGATAAATGGTAAACCAGCCAAGCATTTTCCTGCCAAGAAGGGTCTTAGACAAGGAGATCCTCTGTCtccattcttatttattttagcTATGGAATACTTAA CAAATAGGGATAAGAGCTCCATTTATTTTGGAGGAGTAATCTTGGAGATACAACAAGAGATTCTAGGCATGTTAGGATATACTAAAGGAGATCTACCTTTCAAATACCTAGGAGTTCCTTTGAGTTCCAAAAGGATGTCCATTATTCAATATCAACCTCTCTTGGAAAAGATGAGGGGAAGAATTACATCATGA